The Nymphaea colorata isolate Beijing-Zhang1983 chromosome 11, ASM883128v2, whole genome shotgun sequence genome includes the window CCAAGAAGAAGCGTCCAATACAAAGCAAGGACAATATTGTTCATGTGATCCTTGGCCACCTGAAAGAGCGACCAGTACCTAAAAGCATCAACAGTCGCAAAATACGGTGATAAAAGATGATGAAGACTAATTTAAGCTGTGTAACCTACGCCACACAACTTCCTCTGTTTGACCATGCTTCCTGTCCTATCAAGTATTTTGATGGTACAGAAGCTTCACTAGACGGTCATGGCGGTAACCATGCATCCTAAAATGTGTGCCATGCTTACGCATGATTTTGGCAAAACACTAATGACGATGAATAAAACAGATGAAACCTTAACACAATAAGCATCAGCGAGTAAATCACACCATTGCAAATGAATATGTCTAACTAACCAATACGGACTCCCGAGTTCTTACTAATGTGAAACTCTATTGGTGGACAATCAGGTATTAAACTTTAGAAAGACCAgctacaagaacaaaaaacacACACTGCAAGTCTGTATCAACATCGCATTCTCACTTCTCACTGACATTCGAATTCCGCAAACCAAAGCCTACCAGTTATTCCTTCACACCAAGGTCCTAATAATCCAGCACACCACAAACAATTCAAAGCACTATTAATAAAACGAACTAGCAATACACTCCAATTTGACACACACAAAAATCCCTGCAGTTTCCACCTGCCACAATTAAGCCAAAACTGCCACACACTCACCGAGGAAAACGAGAATTGTTTTCtcataaatgagaaaataactCGATGGGTATTCATTTGTACAGATATTACTTCAGCAAAGAActctaagaagaaaaaataataaggaCAGAgcatattgagagagagagaagtaccATTTTaggaacaaataaaaattgcaCTACCTCTGCACCTTTTTCATGATCTCGCTGGTTCCATGTTAAAGTAAAGCACCAAAACCCATCCAAAGTTTCACAACACAAGAATAGGAAacgaagaagaaagacaaaattAAACTTTTGAACATCCAGAAGATTAACGCGCAATAACCAAAACTAAAGTCGACCTAACCAACAACGGATAATCAAAACCCATCATTCTCCTCATCCGCCTCATCATCGCGACTCccgaaaaagaagaagaacggATCAACGGTAAGACTTCTGGAATCTGGCGCGGGCACCGCGACCGCCGAACTTTTTCGGCTCGCAGCGGCGAGGATCGGCGACGAGTAGCGTCCTGTCGTAGCGGACGAGGATGTCCTTGATCTCCTGCTTCGACTGCTCATCAACGAACTTCTGGTAGTAAGCAACGAGCGCCTTGGCGATGCTCTGGCGAATGGCATAGATCTGAGAGGTGTGCCCTCCGCCGCGGACGCGGATGCGCATATCAACCCCGGCAAACCGGGAGCGCCCAAGCAGGAGGATGGGCTCGAAGGCCTTGTAACGGAGGATCTCCGGCTGGACCAGCTCGATCGGGCAGCCGTTGATCTTGATCAGGCCCCTCCCGGCCTTGCAGTACGTCACCGCCACCGCCGTCTTCTTCCTCCCGAAGCATTGTACCGACTGCACCGACGCCATGGCCGTCGCCTCTCCCTCTTTCACGCTCAGTGTCTCTTAGCAGCAAGAGAAGAAGACAATGCGAAGGGAAGTAGAGGAGAAACCCTAAAGCCATGGCGCGTCATGTTATATGGGTCAACAAAATGGGTCGGGTTTGATCCAAGTCCAGCCCAAAACCGTACCTTGGAGACGAACCAAACGGGGATCTTGTCTGGGTTCCACTTACCAAATTATTAGGGAAAGTTTATCAAATGTTTGTTCAAGGTAAAAGGTTTTACGAAAAAAAAGTCAGCGATCACTTCTCTAACTTTCTTAGGAAGAAGAAACTTTAATGTACATTTCTTTCCTACATTTGATGGCAAAATAATTTATAAGATGTAAAAATTTCATTAAAGTGGTGTTTGATTGTTGGGTAGCACTCAGCTTGAATAACATTTCTTGGAATGAGAATAAATGGTGAGATTGTgttgtttttataaaatcaGGACAATTTACAATTTACCTGTGATGTTCAACAGGGTAATGAAGTCAAGACCAtgaattaaatccaaatataatCTTGTCACTAGGCAAACTTTAATGGGTAGTCCAAACTCAAGTCAGTTCATAGGACCCAGCCCTTTAAGTAGTTCGATACTTGGCTCCTTATGATcacttaaaaagaaaactattgTTCAACAACTTGATTGCTCGTGTGTCATCTCCCATCGCATCAAGTGTAACATCTAACACTAGATTCTCATAATCTTTTCACTAGGAACTAGCTACATTACTACTTGTAGATGAAAGCACGTGGATGTATTTTATGTTATACTCATTGACTAAGACATTATTGAGACTAAGCCATGTGAATCTTAGGGTCTTGGTCTATCTAAATTTCATTCCTATCTCTATTGTAGAGATTGCAGTGGCAGATTGCAAACCCTATCTGTTAGGAAATAATTTATGAGAAGTGCATCAAGTTTTGTGTTAAATGTGGTCTAAGTTCTTGTTTACTAAAAACTGCACGTATGAAGCTTTTCAGTCTACCCAACGTATCTCTGAGTTTGAGAAGCTTAGCAAAGAACTATATCAATTGGAGGGGCTTATATGTCTGATGGGCGACTTCAATGCAATGCCTGATGCAAGAGATAAAACTAGGAAACCCCTAACAAAGTAAGTTGTAAAGTAATCAATTCATTTATTGGGAGACATCGCAAAGATGTTCATAGAAGTTATATTTGatgcattgtcacaaaaaacgcatCTTAgtcgaaaaaaacacgttaaatacgtgaaaaacaagtcagttGTCCTCCCTAAGATGACACCAAATCATAATCCACTATTTCTCTTTGCTCTCAGACCAGAGAAGATCTTGGAATATGTTgatttatgttctttttaattGTTGGGCAGCCATGGAAGGTAGCGTCGAGGTTGTACATGCAACATGAGTCACAAATTACAAGGTTCCGGATGGTTCactaaaaattacaaaatactAGAAGGCAGCTTGCAACTTAGAGCATTTACTCTTTTTCAAGGATTGAAAGCAAAATGCCTCACTTCTATAAGGAATTGCAAAGCATTCAAAGCTGCAAGTGGGGAAGGAAGAAATATGAAGAGACTCTGTCTTGTGTCAAGAACTGGACAAAATAATGGCCTATGCTTTGATGGTCTCCTATGTTCTAGTCATTAATGACAAAGAAAGCATGTTATTTGAAGGGCCCCAAGTAAGCTTGGGCATCCGGCTGGCCCGATTAGGAGTCAGACTCGGGCCGGCCTGACACCTGAAACCGATGCCTAGGCCTGGCCTGATACCTAAAACTCGAGCCTGAGCCCATGTCGGGCTCAACTCAATTAAATCAAAAAACATATattgttaatataaaataatatataaatataattaatcgtaataaaatattttatatatatatatatatatatatataaaaactaataaaatatgtattaaaaatttttatcgGGCCGAACCGGGCTCAATTGTACCCATCCAGGTTGGCCcgattcctttttcttttggcccAAGTCGAGCCGGGTACCGAGTACCCACCCGACGCTGAGGGACTCTGGTAAGGAGATCCCATCTCCCTATATACATATTCTTTACTATTATTGAGATGTCCATTGTGATGGTTATCTTTGAAAAGAATAGAGGTGAAATTGTAAATCACATGCCCGAGAAGCTTACAAGATATACATACTAGTTTTGGCATACGCAGATGGCATTTTCATGTTATGTTAGGCCAAAAAATCAGGTGCTAGTCAATTTAGCTAAAGTCTTTACAAGCTGTGAGGAAAAGGCCGGCTTGGTAACTAATCCTAGTAGTATTCTGGGTTGGTTAATGAAGGAACTTCCCGTTACATATGTAGGTATGTCCCTGCTTGTTGGATCATGCAGTAAAAAGTTATATAGTTCTCTCTTGGAGAAGATGAAAATTAAAACCATGTGGGTTTGTAGTGGAAATCTGGCTGAGCGGTTTCTTTTGAAGATGAAAGTCACCTCTGGCAAGGAAGAAGGAGACTATTGTTGTAGCTATTCCTGCAACAAATTCTAAATGACATGGCACATGCgttaaaacacaaaacaaataccaatttagaaataaataatataacCTAATTAACTATATAGAAACCTAATAAGCAGAAACGACCGTTTCCTCAAATAAACCTAAAACAAACTTCAGATGTATAATTCAGAAATAGCAGCAAAGAGAGAAAGTAAAATAGAAACCAAGTTGTCTAGGAATCTAGCAATAATCCAACTGAGTAACTATACCAcctgtttaaaattaaaaataacaagACAGAGACATACAGtaaatgaaaaaccaaattAAAGTAATACACTTCTGCTACATAACCTAACAAAGGTAAAAAATTATAACCAGTACCGTAACCCAAcgaaaagaacaaaattaagagagagagagagagagagagagtaaatacAAGAGCAAGTAGCTCCCTACTACCATTAATGTCATCTCAGTTGTTGCAGGCACTGTCTCGTTATACTACCAAGCCATTACTTCTCATAAATACTAGTCAGGTCAGGTAGCCGGGCTCGTTTGAACCGAAGCTACGCCACACGTGTCACTTTGAATCGGATTTAGTTTTGTTTAGAAGAAGGGACTCAAGTTTGGATTTTGGGTATTTAATCAGATCTGGTCACTCAAACCTGTCATTCACAACAATTATCCAGAGTTTCATCGCCAACCAATTGATAGAGGAAATCGAAATGTATGTTAGGAACTGTGAAAACAGAGTACCACCGGCAGGAAAAGTGCGTTGTGGCTTGGTAATGCTAGTGTTTCCGACACCTAACCGAGTTGTGTTTACTTGAACCGAACCAGCAGAAATATTTCCGGCCAGTGGATGATTACAATGGTGGTGGGGTCACACGGCGCTTGCTTTCTGGCAATGAATTTGTGTCCTCTCGCACGTACGAAgggcagagggagagagggaagcGCAAAatgaggagaaagagagggagagtgatCGCGTGAGTGCTGGTTTGACAGTGCAAGCATTGGTGATTCGGTAATACTCATGTCCCCACCACTACCACTGTCACCGAaatgctctctttctctctctctaacaagGGGAGTTTGACATGACTATAGCTGCAACTCTTAGTGGGCgcagagaagaaaatgagagaaaggctCTCTCTCAAGCTTCAGATCCTTCTGTCTTTGATCTTGTTGGATTGTGAGTTTTCCCCCCTCTTTTAGTAGTATCTACTCTTGAAAGCTGAATTTGGTAGTGGGCTGGGACGATCTTGCTTTCGGAAGTGGTGAAAATTGTTGGGTTTGGAGTCGAGGTTGCTTTTCTCTTTGGTGGAATGCGCTTGTTGTCATCTCTCTAGAATGTCTGCTTCTCTTTTATTACGATATGAAGTACGAGGTTGTTTTGCCGCTGTTTATAATAGCTGAACTCTGTGATAGGAAGGTTGATTTATTTCTTTGAAATGCCATGAAGTTgactgttctttttccttttttccttttgggttcTGTTTCTCTTGTTTCCAGTGACAAGCAAATTCGGGTAGTTGTAAATGTTGTAACTGATGGGTCGAGGAAAACATTTTCAACAAAAGTCATACTTTGATTTGGTTAGACGAAGATACTAACTACATGATTGTTGGTATGTAACCTGAAGTGTTAGTAGTTCTTGAAGCTTTGTTATTATGAGAAATGCCCCATGCTCTATAGCGCATAAGCAGTTCAAGTGTGCGATTGTTGTTTGCTTGGTTATCGCACAGTGAGATCTGACGAGGCGAATCATTTGCAGGGTCAAGCTTAGTTGCCAACATGCCTcaaaccactttttttttaaaaataaaaattgtcaTCGATTTGATACTTATGACTTTAAATATGTACAAGATGGGAAAGGCTGCACTCTGCTACATATCTTTTTATGCAATTTCAGTTCTCAGTTCTCATTGCTATTAACATTTCAACTATAAAAACTTTTGAGATCATGAGACTTGGAAGTTCTTTACGCATATTCAATCAGATGGTGCCATGTGTGTTAACTCCCACTTATATTTGTTCATTGGTGCAAAATCCTCAGAAGATGACAGCAATAAAGCCATTTGTCCCTCTCACTTACCAAAAAAGGTTTCATGCTTTAGCCAGCTTTATCTTAGAAATGCCTAGTCTCATGCTTCTGATGATGTGAGTGGCAGTTACTTATGGAAGGCTCCAGAATGCTGCCAGCTATAATAATTATCTCCAACATTCCTAAATCCTGAATTCCTTTTTTAGTGCATTAATTAGCTTTAAAGATGTAAAGGCATTTGTGTATCCTAGAGTCTAAATGGTTATCGTTCTTTCCATTCTTTATGTTCTGCTGTTACCACCCTTAATTGTGAGTATCATTCAAGCCGTTCTCTTGCTTTAAAGCTAATCCTGTCTGCATGTGGCTGAGATTTTGCTAGACAAGTTGGCTCAGTTTTAGCTTTTTGCTCTAAACTTCAACAATGGTTATTGGTTAGTAAACAAATTTTCTGCTTTATTAAAGGATCTGTTGATAAGCCAACACTCTTTTGTGTACAACTTTACAATAATTTTCAGGCATATATGATTGCCAAAGCAAGACATGGGGCAGTGTTCAGGATGCTCAAAAGGACAATCTTTCTTTAAGACATACATCTTCCATGTATCCGCTAAATGCGAGTAAGGTAGAAAAGCACAATGCTCTTTCTCCAGTTCCTTCTCCAAAAAGTGCTCCTGATGCATTTATGCCCCTCCTGGCACCCTCACCACTGGCACCACTTGGAAACAGCACTCTGCCAATATTGTCAGGTGCAGCTTGTAAATATTTCTGCTTGTTTTATGTAAAGATTAGTGAAAGCTAGATATTTTAGTGcactctttcatttctttcatctttttgcaGGCATATGCATGCTCAATTTTTCTGCTGCAGAAAATATGGTAGAGATGACAGCAGTTGATTGTTGGGGGTTATTTGCACCCTTTCTTGCCAATGTTATATGTTGTCCTCAGTTACAAGCCACTCTGACGGTTCTTATTGGGGAATCTAGTAAAACATCTGGTTTGCTTGCTTTGGACATGAATCAAGCAAAATACTGCCTATCAGATGTTCAAAAGATCCTAACAAGTCAGGGTGCAAATGAAAATCTTCAACAAATATGTTCTATATGGCCTTCTAATCTTACTGAAGGTTCTTGTCCTATTAAAGATGTAAATGCGTTTGAGAGCACTGTAGATTTGTCTAAACTTTTGGCTGCATGCAAAGAAGTTGATGCAGTGAAAGAGTGCTGCAGCCAGGTCTGTCAGAGCGCTGTTTCTGAGGCTGCAAGGAGAATAGCTTTGATgggtttttctctttcaaatccCATAAAGGAATCAAGTTTTCCTGAGCAATCAACTGCAATTGATGATTGTCGGAGGGTTGTCTACCGATGGTTAGCCACTAAACTGGACCCTGATGGTGCAAAAAAAGTTCTAAGACGCATCTCCAATTGCAATGTCAATGAAGGTAATTTAGGGATTTTCATTTGTGCAGCTTATGATTAGCTAAAATTAAGGCTATctgctttttctatttttacattCTTATAGGGTGTCATCTCTCCTGCTCTGACATGcccccttttcttcttttatcaattttttgaagcttcctcatgtttttttcttttaaacatctAAATGGGCATCAAATGgatctgttctctctctctctcttttctttttttttggatattttgatgtatttggattttagatGGTCTATCCAGAGCTTCAACAAGATGCTTCAACAATCAGCAAATAAATAGTCTAATCCATTTCTAATAATCTGAATTACCCAAGGTAATATCAGAAGGTGCTTAACTATCCAGAACAACATCCTAAAACGTGCAAGTCTTTtggcaaacaaaatacaatattCTAGCATTCAAGCCAGCCCCTTCACgttcaaaagaaaaactatttgCTTCTTGAGTGAGGGGAACAATCTCTTCTCTGTTTCACAGTTTGATTTGGAAGTCACATTCACTTTCTTGGAAGAAGGGATTGGTGCAACTGTAGAACATTTATGAGAATGTAAAAAACCTGTAGATTAAAGTAGAATAACCAAAATTGTCATTGATAACATACGAGATAGTGACTATACTAATTATTACCCATCATGGGCACATGAAATTGCCGTCTGGCCCATCTCATGGTACACATGCAAAAGATCTCTTGAAAGTCTGCAAagcttatttttcataaaattttatagtGATCAAATTCAGTTCGTGTTACTTTGCCAATCATAATTGCTGCTTCTTTAGGATGGTATGGTTGAAGATTACATATCACAGTCTTGTTGAAGTTAAAAACGGTGTTTTACATTTGTGATTTGGAGTACATCATTAATTACTGATGGTACATAACATGATCTTACATacaaacttttccttttccttaagGGCTGAAATTATGCACTCATCTTTGACAGTGTAATAATTGTTTAAGTGTCTCTTACTTTATGACTTGCCGTGTTACTTTTCATGCAGAATGCACCGTCTAAGTGCATGGCGTTGTAAAAAATCTTTATGATAAAAGATGACACCTCAAGATGATAATAAGCTGTCAAATTAGGATTTTCCTGTAGAAATCAAAGTTCAGAAAAAGTAATAAGCTATTTTAGCGTTCTGCTGCTAATGTTAACTACCTTCCTCACATTGTCTAATGATTTTTCTATGATCTCTGTTGCAGTTTGCCCGCTGGTCTTGCCAACAACAAGAAATGTTTCAAGAGATTGCAGAGGCACGGTTAGAAACCAAACCGCCTGCTGCAAGACATTGGCGAATTACATATCTCACTTGCAAAAGCAGAGTTTTATTACAAACTTGCAGGCATTTAATTGTGCTGCATTGCTTGGCATGCAGTTGCAGAAGGCCAACGTCACTAATAACATTTATGATTTGTGCCATATAACCCTTAAAGATTTCTCTCTCCAAGGTTAGGTTCATCGACCAAAATATATCTGATGAATTTGTAATCCATTATAGCCAGCTTTGAGGTTATCTTTGTGTACTAACATTATTTTAATATGACTGCACTTGGATGTGCTAACACACCTGCTACAAAATTATGAATGGGACCTGAGCAGTTGGATCACAAGGTAAGATGCAAACTCAGAAATGGTGATGTCGATTATGGATCTATTTATGTTTACAAAATTCAAATAGGAACTGTAGAGGCTCTTAGCACCACACATGCACATACGTGCAGCGTCATGTAAGTACAAAtttgtttgttgtttatttAGGTTTCACACCCAAATCATATAGTATATTTCGCCTCTGGACTGACTGATCTACTCTTgctatttttcttgttctgGTCAACTTTGGGTTTCCAACAGGGGAACATAGTAGGATGGtgctttaaatttaaattatttagaGTGCCAAACCTCTTAATGGAGGTGAGAGTGAGAGTATTAGAGCATTGAATGTTTGGATGGCTGGGCAATGAGACTTGCCTTTTCTGCCAAGAGGACTGGATGATGTCACTTCTGGTTTCTggcattttaagtttttaacaatgTCAAAGTTGTGATATACAACGATAATGAATAAGTCATTACTTCCAGTGGACCAGCAGGAATGAAACTTTTTCCAGTATTCACATCTATGAATGTGTATCGTTGCCACCAATACCTGTCTCagtgtcttctttttctttttgtagctGTCCGGGAATTGGCAGCTTTCTTTTAAGCAACAATGTTGGAAATGATCATAAAAGGAAAACAGAGtagatttaaaaataaaataaaattagacTTTGATATTCTTTACTTTATGTCAAGGTAGATAGAAAATCCCAGGAATTCCCAAACTTTTGCAGCAGCCGGCAGGAAGCAAGCTACCTTTCCTGAACGGCAAGTGCCTTGCTTCAATAGGAGAGCTATAACTAGTCTTTTCTTTTGAACTGCTAAAGGAGATTTGATGGATCACATGTTAGAATTTTGGTGCATCCAGTACgagtgtgtgtgtttttctttgttttgtataTGCACATACATGTTATGAAAGATCTTTTGTTTCATAGTCCTTATTAgcttttttcttccattctctTAGAATCCGGTTGCCTTCTACCAAGCTTACCATCCGATGCAGCACTTGACAGCACTTCTGGGATCAGTTTCACATGTGATTTGAATGACATTATTGCTGCTCCATGGCCATCTGCTTCTCTAGGATCAACTGCTTCATGCAATAAGTGtatgttttctttgatttccttTACCATTTAAAAAAGGCTTGCTTATTTATCTGGTCGATTTCATTTGATTTGTTGATAAAAGTTTATAGGAAACCCATTGCCAGGTTCTTAAGCGGGTCTATGTTGTAGGCTAGCAGTAGTGGGCACTCTTCAATGATTAGCCTTCTGTTGCCTTGTGTATCTCAATAACCAGTGGCAGAGCCTGGATTAAGCCATGATTGGCACTAacttattataaaataaaatatagttaGCATATCTTTCGAAATGAAATACATTAATAACTATCTATTAGAAATTCATTAGAAGGGAGATTCATAATTCCCTCTTTCTaacaagggagagagagggagacagaagGCAACAGAACCATGGTGTTTCTTCTTTGAAATTAAAAGTAAAGGGGCTggaattttaaataaataaatacaaggAAAATTTTTGTAGCAAGAAAGGGTTTTCTCTAAAAGGGGAGAGGAAATTTGTGCGCAGTCTCGGTTGGTACTACTCCTCCTAGCCCAATGGCACCAATCTAATGTACTGTAAATACTTTGGGGTGCTCCCCAGGATGTGCTAATGTGGCTCCACGACTGTCAATAACCTTTATTTGTCATGTTGTCTCTGTAGAGGAATGCGTGTCAGCTGATTGTGAATGCTTTAAACATGTTTCATGGTCATTAGACAATAAtgcttttctatttctttccaACTTGAAAAGTAAAACTTCATGCATATATTTTCCAGTGATCTTTAGAAGGGCCAAGTTTTAGATTGCTG containing:
- the LOC116263831 gene encoding 40S ribosomal protein S16, yielding MASVQSVQCFGRKKTAVAVTYCKAGRGLIKINGCPIELVQPEILRYKAFEPILLLGRSRFAGVDMRIRVRGGGHTSQIYAIRQSIAKALVAYYQKFVDEQSKQEIKDILVRYDRTLLVADPRRCEPKKFGGRGARARFQKSYR
- the LOC116264417 gene encoding uncharacterized GPI-anchored protein At1g61900 isoform X2; the encoded protein is MRERLSLKLQILLSLILLDCIYDCQSKTWGSVQDAQKDNLSLRHTSSMYPLNASKVEKHNALSPVPSPKSAPDAFMPLLAPSPLAPLGNSTLPILSGICMLNFSAAENMVEMTAVDCWGLFAPFLANVICCPQLQATLTVLIGESSKTSGLLALDMNQAKYCLSDVQKILTSQGANENLQQICSIWPSNLTEGSCPIKDVNAFESTVDLSKLLAACKEVDAVKECCSQVCQSAVSEAARRIALMGFSLSNPIKESSFPEQSTAIDDCRRVVYRWLATKLDPDGAKKVLRRISNCNVNEVCPLVLPTTRNVSRDCRGTVRNQTACCKTLANYISHLQKQSFITNLQAFNCAALLGMQLQKANVTNNIYDLCHITLKDFSLQESGCLLPSLPSDAALDSTSGISFTCDLNDIIAAPWPSASLGSTASCNKSISLPALPAATSSQNVHGKKARTSLLFAFFMALAAL
- the LOC116264417 gene encoding uncharacterized GPI-anchored protein At1g61900 isoform X1, producing MRERLSLKLQILLSLILLDCIYDCQSKTWGSVQDAQKDNLSLRHTSSMYPLNASKVEKHNALSPVPSPKSAPDAFMPLLAPSPLAPLGNSTLPILSGICMLNFSAAENMVEMTAVDCWGLFAPFLANVICCPQLQATLTVLIGESSKTSGLLALDMNQAKYCLSDVQKILTSQGANENLQQICSIWPSNLTEGSCPIKDVNAFESTVDLSKLLAACKEVDAVKECCSQVCQSAVSEAARRIALMGFSLSNPIKESSFPEQSTAIDDCRRVVYRWLATKLDPDGAKKVLRRISNCNVNEVCPLVLPTTRNVSRDCRGTVRNQTACCKTLANYISHLQKQSFITNLQAFNCAALLGMQLQKANVTNNIYDLCHITLKDFSLQVGSQESGCLLPSLPSDAALDSTSGISFTCDLNDIIAAPWPSASLGSTASCNKSISLPALPAATSSQNVHGKKARTSLLFAFFMALAAL
- the LOC116264417 gene encoding uncharacterized GPI-anchored protein At1g61900 isoform X3 produces the protein MYPLNASKVEKHNALSPVPSPKSAPDAFMPLLAPSPLAPLGNSTLPILSGICMLNFSAAENMVEMTAVDCWGLFAPFLANVICCPQLQATLTVLIGESSKTSGLLALDMNQAKYCLSDVQKILTSQGANENLQQICSIWPSNLTEGSCPIKDVNAFESTVDLSKLLAACKEVDAVKECCSQVCQSAVSEAARRIALMGFSLSNPIKESSFPEQSTAIDDCRRVVYRWLATKLDPDGAKKVLRRISNCNVNEVCPLVLPTTRNVSRDCRGTVRNQTACCKTLANYISHLQKQSFITNLQAFNCAALLGMQLQKANVTNNIYDLCHITLKDFSLQVGSQESGCLLPSLPSDAALDSTSGISFTCDLNDIIAAPWPSASLGSTASCNKSISLPALPAATSSQNVHGKKARTSLLFAFFMALAAL